The DNA region GTGGTCGATGTGGGCAATGATTGAAAAATTTCGGATGCGAGAGACAGCAACGTCAGTCATGAAACGTCCATTAATTTCTAGAAACTATATTTATTTTAATATTCTTCGCCTACCCTCTGACAGAAAGATATGGCGATCGCCCTTTTCTTCCACTCTCTATCGAGATGAAAGGCGATCGTCAACCAACTGATTAACAAAGAATAAAAAAAGAGTTAGTTTCAAAGGTACATTTACCTATTCTTAAAGTCTGTAGTGCTTCATCACTGTTAGGATACATGTGCTGAAAATTTATACACCTAATAGTGTAAATTTCTCGTATATTGCTTTCATTTGTTCTGAATCTAAACGGGAGAGTAACACTCAACATATCTGTGGCAACTCGTTTCATTCCCCGCATTCAATTGCTAGTAATCCAGGCACCGTCATCTTGATCTATTCTTTCGCTCTAGATTTTACGACCCAAAATCCTTCCTAATGACTAATACAAATCAGCAAAACGATACAGATTATATTCTACAAACCCAGAATGTAAGCGTCTATTATGGTAATTTTCTGGCTATTAAAGGTGTCTATCTAGACATACCCAAAAACCAAGTTACAGCTTTTATTGGTCCTTCTGGTTGCGGTAAGAGTACCCTATTACGTTGCTATAACCGCCTCAATGATTTGATTTCGTCTTTCAAAATAGATGGCGACATTGCTTACCATGGCAGCAGCCTCTACTCCGCAGATGTTGATCCAGTTGAAGTTCGCCGTCGTATCGGAATGGTTTTCCAGAAACCTAATCCCTTCCCAAAATCGATCTATGACAACATTGCCTACGGCGCTAGGATTAATGGCTATAAAGGCAATATGGATGAGCTTGTTGAGCAATCTCTCCGTCAAGCTGCTCTCTGGGATGAAGTCAAAGATAAACTCCGCCAAAGTGGTTTAGCCCTCTCCGGCGGTCAACAACAGCGCCTTTGTATCGCCCGTACCATTGCGATTCAACCAGAAGTTGTCCTAATGGACGAACCTTGTTCGGCATTAGATCCTATTTCAACATTAAAAATTGAAGAACTGATTCATCAGTTGAAGGAAAAATACACTATCGTAATCGTGACGCACAATATGCAGCAGGCATCACGCGTTGCTGATATTACGGCATTCTTTAACGTGAAGACCAATGAGGATGGCACTCGCCAAGGTTATCTCGGTGAATGCGATCGCACAGAGGTGATTTTCCAGAATCCTCGCGAACAAGCCACACAAGAATACGTTAGCGGTCGTTTTGGATAGGGATCACTTCAAGTATTGTTAGTTGGTCAGATATTGAATATTTATGTAATGACCTAGTCTGCAATGTTGATTTATCAGTACGTTGCAGATTTTTTGTGTATTTAGAGGCTTAGGGTAACTGGCGGGATATTAACTGCGATCACCCTTTATTTGCTGTGATATTGCGGGTAGGACCCTAAAGATCCGGTAAGATTAAACCTAATAACATCTGAAAATTTATTTGATTCGTGGTCGAATACAATTTAAGTTGGCTGCTATAGTCAGCTTTTTCAGACAAGACAACTTTTTTTCTTCCTTCTCGCAATTTGACCTATGGTCGTAGCCTCAAACTCACGGAAATATAACCACTACCTCATTGTTAATGATGATCAAGGTGAGCGGGAATATACTTTGACCGAATCAAAATACACCTTGGGGCGAAAGAGTGACTGCAGTATTGCTCTTGATTCTCATTTTGTTTCGCGTTTGCATGCGACACTCCTGCGTTGTCTCCACAATGATGGTCAATCTTACTACCGTTTACTAGATGGCGATGGGTACCAGCAGACCAGTGCAAATGGCATTATCGTCAATGGTAAGAAAGTGACTGCTTATGAACTAAAGCACGACGATAAGATCATTTTTGGCCCCCAAGTTTATGCCGTTTATCGTTACCGTGAGGTTGGTGAGATGGCCTCCTACGGAAAAATAGCGAAGGAAGAAGATCCTTTTGATATCACGCTCATCGACCCAGCGATGATTGATGAAGATATGACTTTAGGAGGAGCCATTGGGGATGT from [Leptolyngbya] sp. PCC 7376 includes:
- the pstB gene encoding phosphate ABC transporter ATP-binding protein PstB, whose protein sequence is MTNTNQQNDTDYILQTQNVSVYYGNFLAIKGVYLDIPKNQVTAFIGPSGCGKSTLLRCYNRLNDLISSFKIDGDIAYHGSSLYSADVDPVEVRRRIGMVFQKPNPFPKSIYDNIAYGARINGYKGNMDELVEQSLRQAALWDEVKDKLRQSGLALSGGQQQRLCIARTIAIQPEVVLMDEPCSALDPISTLKIEELIHQLKEKYTIVIVTHNMQQASRVADITAFFNVKTNEDGTRQGYLGECDRTEVIFQNPREQATQEYVSGRFG
- a CDS encoding FHA domain-containing protein — protein: MVVASNSRKYNHYLIVNDDQGEREYTLTESKYTLGRKSDCSIALDSHFVSRLHATLLRCLHNDGQSYYRLLDGDGYQQTSANGIIVNGKKVTAYELKHDDKIIFGPQVYAVYRYREVGEMASYGKIAKEEDPFDITLIDPAMIDEDMTLGGAIGDVDTGNDNDDVSTQLLDTSPGSEEE